Proteins from one Nicotiana tabacum cultivar K326 chromosome 23, ASM71507v2, whole genome shotgun sequence genomic window:
- the LOC107817741 gene encoding elicitor-responsive protein 3-like, which produces MPYGQLEVYVANARGLDDTNWLTDMNPYVVVTCRTEEKKSSTASGEGSDPEWNESFLFTITRGCDELHIKLMDENTFQDDDFLGEATISLEEVFREGEVGSTSYQLYKDDEDCGSIRLGLTFTREERDECDEDY; this is translated from the exons ATGCCTTACGGACAGCTTGAAGTTTATGTGGCAAATGCCAGAGGCCTTGATGACACAAATTGGCTAA cTGATATGAATCCTTATGTGGTTGTCACCTGCCGTACTGAAGAGAAGAAAAGTAGTACTGCATCAG GTGAAGGATCCGACCCTGAGTGGAATGAATCCTTCCTCTTCACCATCACTCGTGGTTGTGACGAGCTTCACATCAAACTTATGGATGAAAACACATTCCAAGATGACGATTTCCTAGGAGAAGCAAC AATTTCCTTGGAAGAAGTGTTTCGTGAAGGAGAAGTGGGATCAACCTCTTATCAGCTTTACAAGGATGACGAAGATTGTGGATCCATCAGACTTGGCCTCACTTTCACTCGTGAGGAG AGGGATGAATGTGACGAGGATTACTAA